Proteins encoded within one genomic window of Mya arenaria isolate MELC-2E11 chromosome 13, ASM2691426v1:
- the LOC128214542 gene encoding uncharacterized protein LOC128214542 yields the protein MTLDNARYPGQNIHATNYRLKLSCFGINEYQDGRELDPSIYLAPEVKRHPINVSKASDVYSIGVILLQLWFRSTDCLFKEQYGRLHFKLPTDTKVAEKIEQCLKLNPRDRLVV from the exons GACAACGCTAGGTATCCGGGACAGAAC atTCATGCCACAAATTATCGTCTAAAGTTATCTTGCTTTGGAATCAACGAATATCAGGACGGG AGAGAATTAGACCCCTCTATCTACTTGGCACCCGAAGTTAAAAGGCACCCAATCAATGTCAGTAAAGCTTCAGATGTCTACAGTATTGGTGTAATCTTGTTGCAACTCTGGTTCAGAAGTACGGATTGTCTATTTAAAGAGCAATATGGCAGGCTACATTTCAAACTACCTACCGATACAAAGGTAGCCGAGAAAATTGAGCAGTGTTTGAAACTGAACCCACGTGATCGACTAGTTGTTTAG